The sequence CATGCCGACCACCACGTTGTCGAGCTTCTTGCCGGAGATGATCAGTTCGGTCGCACGGGCGGCCATCACGTCAGGTTCGATGAACTGGGCCAGATCGATGTCATCCGCAGCAACCGGCATCACCGCGACCTCACGTGGTTTTTCGGTCGTGCTCACCGACGACACCAGCGCCCGCCAGTCGTCGATGTTGAGCGTGCGCAGGCTGACATTAAGATGCAGGCCCTCGTCCGGTTCGGGCGGTGGCGAATTGACACCGATACCGCCCTGCACCACGCGCCAGGCGGCATGTTTTTCTACTGCCCGGGTGCGCAGATAGCGCGCAGAGACGGCGCTGCCGATCGATAGCTTGATGGTTTCGCGCAACTTGGGCGTGCCGTCGGACGGCAAATCGGTCATCTCGAAACGCAACGGCAAGCTGTCAGCCGCGCTCTTGCGCAGCGGTGCCGGCAAGTCGAGGGCGATTCCCTGCAGACTGGATTCGACGATGACTTCCGCCAACTGTTTTTTGACGCTGATGGTGGCGCTGTAGCGGCTGGTGCCGGAGATCTTTTGCAGCAGGCGCTGCAGCGCTGCATCGGGATAGTTTCTGCGCAAGCCGTCTGCCGTGACGCTGCCATCGGCCTTGACGATGATGTTGCCATCCGGCTGGGAACCGCCGGTGATGCTGGTTGGCGCGCCAAGAAAGCCGGCCTTGACGCCATTGAGCGTGAAGCCTTTTTCATTGAATTCGAGCTTGCCGGTGGTCTGGCCCAGCAGCGGTATGGCATTTTGCAAGGTCACGTCATTATTGAGAAATTGCAGCGTGCCGGTGACCTTGGCATCGATCATGTGGTCCAGCGGCAAGCGCAGCTTGAGCGCCAGTCTGGCCTGACCGGCGGCTTTGGTGTCGTCGGTAAAGTGCCCTATCCACTCGAGTACCGGACTGGCATTGACGTAACGCACCATGTCCTGCAATTTGCCATTGGCTTCGCCATCGATCTCGAGTTGCGGGTCCGGCGATAGCAAGTCAGGTACCACCGCCCTGACCTTGGCCAGTGCGACCTCTTGCGTCGACGCACTGTCGGCGCGAATGTCCAGCCGGGTCCGGTCGATGCTGAGCGTACCGTGGATTTTTTCGAGTAAGGGCCACAGCGGCGCCTTGCCGTCGGGACCGAAGAAACCGGGGTCGTACAGCATGGCGCCGTTATCGATTTTGGCGCTGACGGTGAAGATGCCTTTGGGCTTGTCGGAGGGCCGGTTGGCAGCGAACGGAAATTCGGCCAGGTCGCCCTTGAGCCGGACCACGACATCCCTGGCCTGACCCTGCTGCAGCGCGCCGGTCAGCCAGGTCCGCAGCGGCCCCGGGGTCTGCAGCGGCAGGTAGCGGGCCACCCGGTTGATGTCGAGCGAAGCGATATTGGCGGTCATGTCGATCGTGCCCGGTGCCGCATCATCAGCCAGCAACGAGATCAGATGATTGCCGCTGGCCTTGACCCGCAAGCCGTCCTGCACGACGTCGAGCTGATCGACCTGCAACAGTAACTGGTCATTGCTCTGGAATGCCCAGCGCGATTGCATCGTCAGCTGCTCGAACGGCACCACAGGATCGGGCAGGTATCCGGGCAGGCGCACCGTGAATTGTTTTGCATCCAGATTGAGCGTGCCGCGCCGCTCGGAGGCGTCGATGGACCCGCTCAGGTTATCGAAACCCGGAATCGCGGGTACCGCAGCGAGCGCCGGACTGCCGGCCGAACGTGGCTGCGCAGCCCGGGCCGGCTGGGCGCTCAGGCTCAGGCCGGCGAACTTGCCCTTCACGCTGTAGGTCGAGATGGCCGGATACGCGCCTTGCCAGCTGGCCTGGAAATCCTGCAACTGACCGCGCGGTGCGAAGTCGGCCAGCATCTGCTGTTGCGCGGCCGGCAGCGGCAGGCGTTCGACCAGACTGGCCAGTGTGGCAAGGTCGAGCAAGCGGGCCTCGATCTGGAATTTTTCCGGCGCGGAGGCTGTCGCAGCGGTGTAGGTTTCGGTAATCGTGGTCAGCGGCAGTTGCAGGCCATCCTCGGTCTCCATCGAAAAATCCGTCAGTGCAATAGTGTGTCCGTGCACGCCGAAAGTCGGAATACCGATAGCCGTTCTCGCATTGAGTGCTTCGCGCACCGCAATGCGACCGCTGGCACGCTTGAGGTTGAGCGGCTGGAGATCCGGGCGCAAACGGGTGGCAATCCCGGCGACATCCAGATCGGCGGTCAGGTTGACGACGCGGGCCCGGTCGATATTGAGCCAGGCCCGCACCGATCCGCGCGCGCTTTGCACATCAACCGGAAAATCGACCCAGGTTTTCCAGGCGGCCAGGTCGGCCTCGCGCAAATCGGCATACAGTTCGCCGCGCCACTGACGCGCATCGGAAACGGCGTTACCAAAGTGCGGATGGCTGAAAGTGGCGCGCACATCCAGCGGCGCGGCCAGCGTGGCTGGCGGCACCGCCTTGAACGCGACCTGATGATCGTGCCAGCTGTTGCGCAACGTGAAGTCGACCTGCTGCAGGATCAGTTCCGGTGCGCCGCGTTGCTGATCGATCCAGTGAATCCGGCCGGCGCGGATGACGATTTCGTTTTGCGCCAGAATCCAGTCGGCCGCGGCACTGTCGCCCGGCTTGCCGCTGTCGATGGCGATGCCGGCGACCAGGAAGCGGCCCTGCGGATCGCGCACGATATCGATGTCGGGCTGGTCGAGTGCCAGCCGGCGCAACCGCAGGTCGGCCACGGCCAGACTCCACCATGACAGCGTTGCTTCGACTTTGGGCAGGGTCAGTGCCGCCTCGCCGCGCCGGTCGTGGATCACGACATTGGCCAGCGTCAGGTCCGGATACAGGCCGCGCCACGTGGCTCCGATGGTGCCAATGCTGACCGGCTGGCCGAGCGCCCGGCTAGCCAATTGTTCGACCTCGGGCTTGTATTGGTCAATGTTGGGTAAAACCAGGAAGCGCAGCAGCAGGAAGATCAGGCAGAGCAACAGGTACAGCCCCAACAGCAGCTTGAGCAACGCACCGAGCGTGTGGTAGGTGGCGATATTGAGGTAACGATAGCCGCGCTGGCAGGCGGGCCAGAAGGCGCGCCAGCGGGTGACAAGGCGTCGGTCGACCGGGGACGCCGGCGCTGAATCGAGGAGCATCAACGGACTGGACCGCGCATGCCCGGCGAGCGGCTTCGCATAGAATGAATAAAATGTCCGTCGTGAATCACAAGTCGTCGCACCCTTCCTGAAAATTTCTCTACACCATGACCAATTCCAGTTTGACCAGCACCAGCGTTACCGGTTCGGCGGCAAATGACGCTTCCGGCTCCCGCTTTCTTGCGCGCTGGCTGGCAGCTGATCCGGCCCGCGCCGGCCAGCTTGCCGATCTTGCCGGATTATCCCTGAGCCCATCCCTGTTTGCGCGCTTATTACAAAAAGAAATCGCCGCCGGTTTGCCTCTGCCGCGCGCCATGCGCCGCCTGCGCAATCTGCTGCTGGCGACGCTGATCTCGCGTGACCTCGCCAGTGGCGGAGACTTGCCGCAAGTGGTCGACACGATGACCGCTTTTGCGGAGTTCGCGCTGCAAACCCATGTCGCGGCACTGACCGCCGAACTGCAGGCGCTGCACGGCGTACCCACCGGCGAAGAGAGCGGCTTGCCGCAAGCGCTGATCGTGCTGGGCATGGGCAAGCTGGGTGGCGGCGAACTCAATGTTTCGTCAGACATCGACCTGATCTTTGTGTATCCCGAAGACGGCGAGTCGCAAATAGCATCGCCACAGCAACGCAGCCTGTCGAACCACGAATTCTTTATCCGCCTGGGCCGGCGGCTGATCGGCGACCTGTCCGAAATCACCCAGGATGGATTTACTTTCCGGGTGGACATGGCGCTGCGGCCCAACGGCAATGCCGGCCCGCTGGTGGCCAGCATCAACATGGTCGAAGAGTACCTGATTGTGCAGGGCCGCGAATGGGAGCGCTACGCGTGGATCAAGGCGCGCGCGGTGTGCGGTGCACCGGCCGATATCGAAGCGCTCGAACGGATCGTGCTGCCGTTCGTCTACCGGCGCTACCTCGACTTCGGCTCGATCGATGCACTGCGCAACATGCATGCGCAGATCCGCGCCGAAGTCACGCGGGTCGAGGCATTGCATCCGGAGCGCAGCAACAACGTCAAGCTGGGTCGCGGCGGCATCCGCGAAATCGAGTTTCTGGCGCAAGTGTTCCAGCTGATCCGCGGTGGCCGTGATGCCGACCTGCGGGCGCGGCCTACCCGTGCGATCCTGCGCGCGCTGGCCGACAAGCAATTGCTGGAACCGGACGTGGTCGATCAGTTGCTGGATGCCTATACTTTTTTGCGCAACCTCGAACATCGCCTGCAATACCTCGATGACGCCCAGACCCACACCCTGCCCGCCGGCGATACCGACCGTCTGACCGTCGCGCGCATGATGGGCTTTGCCGATACCGCCGGTCTGCTGGCCGAACTGGCCCTGCAGCGACAGCGCGTATCAAGCCAGTTCGATGCGATGTTTGCCGACAAGGAGGCGCAGGCCGACAGCAAGCACGCCGTGCATCCCGACATCCATGCGGCGCTGGCCGCCGTCGATCCGCTCGACGCGATCGAAGAACATCTGGTCACGCTGGGGTTTAGCGAAGCCCACGAAGCCGCGCGCCGCCTGCTGACGACCTGGCAATCCGCGCGCCTGCAAGCGCTGCCCGAAAACAGCCGCAATCGGCTGCTGGCGCTGGTCAATGCCGCGCTGCCGCTGCTGGCCGACTGCGGCGCGACGCAATTGATCACACTGCACCGGCTGCTCGATTTCATGGAAACCGTGGCCAGGCGCGCCGCCTATCTGGCGCTGCTGACCGAGTATCCGCGCGCCTTGCAGCGCGTGATCCGCATGATGAGTACCAGCGACTGGGCCGCCAAATACCTGACCCGCCATCCGATCCTGCTCGATGAATTGCTCGACGATCGCACGCTGCGCGCCGCGCCGGACTGGCCGGCTTTCCGCCTCGAATTGCAGCGCCAGCTGGCCGCCACGCCGGGCGACACCGAACGCCAGCTCGATACGCTGCGCGAAATGCATCATGCGCAAACCCTGCGCCTGCTGGCGCAGGACATCGAGGGTGACCTCAGTGTCGAGCGGCTGGCCGATCACCTGTCGACACTGGCCGATATCCTGGTCGACCAGACCGTGCAGGCGGTCTGGAACACGCTGCCGCAGCGCCATCGCGCGGTGCCGCAATTTGCGGTGATTGCCTATGGCAAGCTGGGCGGCAAGGAGCTGGGCTATTCATCGGATCTGGATGTGATTTTTTTGTATGACGACGACGACCCGGAGGCACCGGCGCAATACGCGAAGCTGGCACAGCGCTTCATCACCTGGATGACCAGCCACACGCCGGCCGGCATCCTGTTCGATATCGACATCGCGCTGCGTCCCGACGGTGCCAGCGGTCTGCTGGTCTCGACCATCGCGGCCTTCGAAAAATACCAGCTGAAATCGGCCTGGGTCTGGGAGCACCAGGCACTGACACGCGCACGCTTTTGCGCCGGCGATGTCGACATCGGCCAGCGCTTCGAATTACTGCGGCTTGACGTGCTGCGCCAGCCACGCGATGCCGGCCCGCTGCAACAGGAAGTCCGGTCCATGCGCGACAAAATGAACCGCGCCCATCCTGCCCGCGAGCGCCAGTTCGACCTCAAGCAGGATCGCGGCGGCATGATAGACATCGAATTCATTGTCCAGTACCTGATCCTGCTGCATGCCTCGGCATCGCCGCAGCTGACCGATGACATCGGCAATATCGCGCTGCTGAAACTGGCCGGCGAACTGGGCCTGATCGATGCCGCACTGGCCGACGCCGCCGCCAATGCCTACCGGACTTATCGCAAGCTGCAGCACCATGCCCGCTTGCAAGGCGAAGAGCAGGCGCTGGTCGCTCCGGAACGCCTCACCGCCGAAGCACTGGCCGTGCGGCAGCTCTGGACCAGCGTATTCGGCGAGGACAAGACCTGAGCTGCGTCAGTTCACGACGCCCCGGATTGCATCAGCGAGGCACCGA comes from Actimicrobium sp. CCC2.4 and encodes:
- a CDS encoding YhdP family protein is translated as MLLDSAPASPVDRRLVTRWRAFWPACQRGYRYLNIATYHTLGALLKLLLGLYLLLCLIFLLLRFLVLPNIDQYKPEVEQLASRALGQPVSIGTIGATWRGLYPDLTLANVVIHDRRGEAALTLPKVEATLSWWSLAVADLRLRRLALDQPDIDIVRDPQGRFLVAGIAIDSGKPGDSAAADWILAQNEIVIRAGRIHWIDQQRGAPELILQQVDFTLRNSWHDHQVAFKAVPPATLAAPLDVRATFSHPHFGNAVSDARQWRGELYADLREADLAAWKTWVDFPVDVQSARGSVRAWLNIDRARVVNLTADLDVAGIATRLRPDLQPLNLKRASGRIAVREALNARTAIGIPTFGVHGHTIALTDFSMETEDGLQLPLTTITETYTAATASAPEKFQIEARLLDLATLASLVERLPLPAAQQQMLADFAPRGQLQDFQASWQGAYPAISTYSVKGKFAGLSLSAQPARAAQPRSAGSPALAAVPAIPGFDNLSGSIDASERRGTLNLDAKQFTVRLPGYLPDPVVPFEQLTMQSRWAFQSNDQLLLQVDQLDVVQDGLRVKASGNHLISLLADDAAPGTIDMTANIASLDINRVARYLPLQTPGPLRTWLTGALQQGQARDVVVRLKGDLAEFPFAANRPSDKPKGIFTVSAKIDNGAMLYDPGFFGPDGKAPLWPLLEKIHGTLSIDRTRLDIRADSASTQEVALAKVRAVVPDLLSPDPQLEIDGEANGKLQDMVRYVNASPVLEWIGHFTDDTKAAGQARLALKLRLPLDHMIDAKVTGTLQFLNNDVTLQNAIPLLGQTTGKLEFNEKGFTLNGVKAGFLGAPTSITGGSQPDGNIIVKADGSVTADGLRRNYPDAALQRLLQKISGTSRYSATISVKKQLAEVIVESSLQGIALDLPAPLRKSAADSLPLRFEMTDLPSDGTPKLRETIKLSIGSAVSARYLRTRAVEKHAAWRVVQGGIGVNSPPPEPDEGLHLNVSLRTLNIDDWRALVSSVSTTEKPREVAVMPVAADDIDLAQFIEPDVMAARATELIISGKKLDNVVVGMSRLKNVWQANIDSGQASGYLTWVEAPSGRGLGKVTARLSMLSIPQSAATQVTDLLEDKDTATQMPALDIIAENFQLVGKPFGRVELLANNVPGTTGSEWRISKLSIANPDGALTASGKFTSVAGNSNSHLVYSLEIADAGKLLARFGFDNVLRGGKGKMEGDLTWDGVPFSLDIPSLSGQIQLDLAAGQFLKVDPGAAKLLGVLSLQSLPRRLTLDFRDVFSEGFAFDGINANAAIAHGVASTSNFKMRSVNATVLLDGTVNFAAETQNLHVAVLPEINVGAASVVYALAVNPVIGVGSFLAQLFLRDPLMRAFTFEYAITGPWKDPLVTKLDRKTGAPVEPAPASDKPARKG
- the glnE gene encoding bifunctional [glutamate--ammonia ligase]-adenylyl-L-tyrosine phosphorylase/[glutamate--ammonia-ligase] adenylyltransferase; translated protein: MTNSSLTSTSVTGSAANDASGSRFLARWLAADPARAGQLADLAGLSLSPSLFARLLQKEIAAGLPLPRAMRRLRNLLLATLISRDLASGGDLPQVVDTMTAFAEFALQTHVAALTAELQALHGVPTGEESGLPQALIVLGMGKLGGGELNVSSDIDLIFVYPEDGESQIASPQQRSLSNHEFFIRLGRRLIGDLSEITQDGFTFRVDMALRPNGNAGPLVASINMVEEYLIVQGREWERYAWIKARAVCGAPADIEALERIVLPFVYRRYLDFGSIDALRNMHAQIRAEVTRVEALHPERSNNVKLGRGGIREIEFLAQVFQLIRGGRDADLRARPTRAILRALADKQLLEPDVVDQLLDAYTFLRNLEHRLQYLDDAQTHTLPAGDTDRLTVARMMGFADTAGLLAELALQRQRVSSQFDAMFADKEAQADSKHAVHPDIHAALAAVDPLDAIEEHLVTLGFSEAHEAARRLLTTWQSARLQALPENSRNRLLALVNAALPLLADCGATQLITLHRLLDFMETVARRAAYLALLTEYPRALQRVIRMMSTSDWAAKYLTRHPILLDELLDDRTLRAAPDWPAFRLELQRQLAATPGDTERQLDTLREMHHAQTLRLLAQDIEGDLSVERLADHLSTLADILVDQTVQAVWNTLPQRHRAVPQFAVIAYGKLGGKELGYSSDLDVIFLYDDDDPEAPAQYAKLAQRFITWMTSHTPAGILFDIDIALRPDGASGLLVSTIAAFEKYQLKSAWVWEHQALTRARFCAGDVDIGQRFELLRLDVLRQPRDAGPLQQEVRSMRDKMNRAHPARERQFDLKQDRGGMIDIEFIVQYLILLHASASPQLTDDIGNIALLKLAGELGLIDAALADAAANAYRTYRKLQHHARLQGEEQALVAPERLTAEALAVRQLWTSVFGEDKT